AGATTTCGGGACCAGCGATTCAGGCAATATTTTATCTGCAGTTACATTCATTCACAGTCATTTAAACGAAAACCTTGCGATTGAAGAACTGGCAAATATGGTTCATTTATCACCTGCACATTTTACCCGAAAATTTAAGCAGCTAACGCATTTGACACCTCGCGATTACATTAATACCCAACGTATTGAAAAAGCACAGTTGCTTTTAAATACCACATCGCAATCGTGCATTGAAATTGCCGAATTGTGCGGCTATAAAAGCAATGCCTATTTCTGCAAAATTTTTAAAAAATACATTGGTAAATCGCCGCGCGAGTATCGAAACAACCAGGTTTAGACTTTTCTTTTCGCGTACAAAACTTACTGCCCCTGCTGTGCAATAAAAAAAAGCTCCAACCAATGGCCGGAGCTTTTCTATCGTTAAAACTGCAATTTTATGCTTTATATTCATCCCAGCTTTTTACCTGAACATTATCCAGGTTGTACCTGCAAATTCCGTAAAGGAAAGCACTTGCCACACGGGCATTGGTAATAAGCGGAATGTTATAATCAATGGAGCTTCGTCTGATTTGGTAACCATTTTTCAGCTCTCGCTTGGTATGGTTTTTCGGAATATTAATTACCAAATCAATTTTCTTTTCCTTGATCATTTCAATAGTATTTGGCGACTGATCTTCTTCATCAGGCCAGTATATCAGGGTGTTCTCAATGCCATTTTCGCGGAAGAATTTGTGTGTTCCCTCAGTGGCAAAAATGTTGTATCCTTTTTCAACCAACATTCTTGCACTGTTTAGCAACTCCAGTTTACCACGAGATGGCCCCGAAGAAATAAGAATATTCTTTTTCGGGAAATTGTAACCTACCGATAACATGGCTTTCAGCATGGCTTCATAATATGTCTCACCAATACAGCCAACTTCTCCGGTCGACGACATATCAACTCCTAAAACAGGATCGGCTTTCAGTAAGCGTGCAAACGAAAACTGCGGTGCTTTCACCCCTACATAATCCAATTCAAAAAGCGATTTATCCGGCTTCGGCACATCAATTCCCAGCATCACCTTGGTGGCAATTTCAATCAGGTTAAGCTTCATAACCTTCGATACAAACGGGAAGCTTCGCGATGCACGCAGGTTGCACTCAATAACTTTAATATCGTTATCCTTTGCCAGAAACTGCATATTAAATGGCCCGGTAATTTCAAGGCCTTTAGCAATTTGTCGGGCAATTTTTTTCACCCTGCGAATGGTCTCAACATACAGTTTTTGCGGTGGAAAAACAATGGTTGCATCGCCCGAGTGCACCCCGGCAAACTCCACGTGCTCTGAAATGGCATAAGCCACCATTTCTCCTTTATTGGCCACTGCATCAATTTCAATTTCTTTGGCTTGCTCAATAAATTCGGTTACAACCACCGGGTGCTCTTTCGATACGTTGGCAGCCATTTGAAGGAAATGTTCCAACTGATCGGGATTGGAAACCACATTCATTGCAGCACCTGAAAGTACGTACGAAGGACGAATCAACACCGGATACCCTACTTCATCAACAAACTTGTGAATCTCGTCGATGGTTGACAGACGTGCCCAGCGTGGCTGGTCTACTCCCAAATCATCAAGCAATGAAGAGAATTTCTCACGGTCCTCTGCATTATCAATCTTTTTGGCCGATGTTCCAAGAATCGGAACATTTTGCCCGTCTAATTTCATTGCCAGGTTATTCGGAATCTGACCACCCATTGAAACAACCACACCATGCGGGTTTTCAAGGTCGTAAACATCCATTACACGCTCAAAAGTCAACTCGTCAAAATAAAGTCTGTCGCAGGTATCATAATCAGTACTTACCGTTTCGGGGTTGTAGTTAATCATTACCGAACGATAACCCTGCTCTTTAATGGTGTTTATGGTATTTACACTACACCAATCGAACTCCACCGAGCTTCCAATCCGGTATGCACCCGAACCAAGTACCATAACCGATTTATGATCGCCTAAATAAGTAACATCGTTTTCGGTACCGTTATGTGTTAGGTACAGGTAATTGGTTTGTGCGGGGTATTCTCCGGCCAGGGTATCAATTTGTTTTACCACCGGAACAATGCCGTTAGCTTTTCGGTAAGCCCTAACTTTTAACAAGTCTTCGTTAATGCTTGTACCCTTACTGTTTAGCACCAGGCGTGCAATCTGAAAATCGGAAAAACCGGCTTGTTTTGATGCTTTCAACAAAGGAATTGGTAATTTTTCCAACTCGTTTATCTCCTGCAACTCCAGCTTTATTTTATGAATATTGCCTAGTTTCTGCAAAAACCATTTGTCGATTTTTGTTTTCTCATGAATCGCATCAATAGAGTACTCTTTATTGAATGCTTCGGCAATGGCAAAAATTCGTCTGTCGGTAGGATTTGTCAGCTCCTCTTCAATACCCTCAATGGTAATTTCTTCTTTATTGGCAACAAAACCGTGCATTCCAAGTCCAACCATTCGAATACCTTTTTGAATAGCTTCCTCGAAGGTTCGTCCGATGGCCATAATCTCGCCCACCGATTTCATTGAGCTTCCGATGTTTTTTGAAACGCCAACAAATTTGCTCAAATCCCAACGTGGTATTTTAACCACACAATAGTCGAGTGCAGGCTCAAAACAAGCGGTGGTTACCTTGGTTACCGAGTTTTTCAGTTCGTGTAAACCATAACCCAAACCAAGTTTTGCTGCCACAAAAGCAAGCGGATAACCGGTAGCTTTCGATGCCAGTGCCGACGAACGAGACAAACGGGCATTTACCTCAATTACCCGATAATCTTCCGAATGCGGATCGAGTGCAAACTGTACGTTACATTCGCCAATTACACCAACACGGCGGATAATTTTTATTGAAATAGCACGAAGCTTGTGGTACTCGGAGTTTGATAAGGTTTGCGAGGGCGCTACAACAATACTTTCACCCGTGTGAATTCCCAGCGGATCGAAGTTTTCCATGTTACACACGGTAATACAATTGTCGTGTTTATCTCGAACCACCTCGTATTCCACTTCTTTCCATCCTTTAATTGATTCTTCAATTAAAATTTGTGGCGAATAAGAAAATGCACTTCCGGCCAGTTTTTCCAGTTCTTCCTCGTTTTCGCAAAAACCAGAGCCCAGGCCACCAAGCGTATAAGCTGCTCTAATAATAATAGGAAAACCAACCTCTTGAGCAGCTGCTTTTGCCTCTGCCATGTTTGATGCGGCTATACTTTTACAGGTTTTCACATCAATTTCGTCGAGCATTTTGGCAAAAATGTCGCGGTCTTCGGTATCAATAATGGATTGAACAGGTGTACCCACCACTTCAACATTGTATTTTTCAAGTACTCCCGATTCGTATAGTGCAACCCCGCAGTTTAGTGCAGTTTGTCCACCAAATGCCAGCAAAATACCCTGTGGTTTTTCTTTTTTAATCACCTCTTCAACAAAATGAGGCGTAACAGGCAAAAAGTAAATTTTGTCTGCAATATCTTCTGAAGTCTGAATGGTTGCAATATTCGGATTAATAAGAACCGTTTCAACTCCTTCTTCCTTCAGGGCTTTCAGGGCCTGAGACCCGGAATAATCAAACTCACCGGCCTCGCCAATTTTTAGTGCTCCCGAACCAAGAACAATAGCTTTTTTAATGTGTGTATCTATCATGATATTTTTAAAAATTTCGGTGAATGATTATTTTTTAGAAGCTTCAATATTTTTGATAAACTCATCAAACAAAAATTCGGTATCTACCGGCCCACTTGCTGCTTCAGGGTGAAATTGCGTAGAGAAAAACGGAAGGGTTTTATGCCTTATTCCTTCGTTTGTTTCATCGTTAACATTGGTAAACAATGGCTCCCAGTCGGCTGGCAGTGTTTCAGTTGCCACCGCATAACCATGGTTTTGCGAGGTAATGTAACACTTGTTGGTGCCTTCCAGTAATACCGGCTGATTATGGCTACGGTGTCCGTACTTCAATTTGTAGGTGTCGGCTCCGGCAGCACGTGCCAGCAACTGGTTCCCCAAACAAATCCCCATTATCGGCTTCTTATCGCCAATTACCTTTTTTATGTAGCTAACAGTAACATCGCACATCGCCGGGTCTCCCGGACCATTTGATATAAAGAGTCCATCAAATTCTTCGTTTGAAAAATCATAATCCCATGGCACACGAATTACGGTAGCTCCCCTGTCAATCAGGCAACGCATAATGTTGTTTTTTACTCCACAGTCGATTAACACTACTTTGTGTTCGCCATTGCCATAAACCTCACGCTCTTTGCAGCTTGCCACTGCCACAAGGTTTTCTTTATTCGGGTCGTAAAAGTCTATTTCCTCCTCAAATTCAATTTTGCCCAACATCGAACCTTTCTCACGTAAAATTTTTGTTAAGGCTCGTGTGTCAATATCAAAAATACCCGGAACATCATATTCTTTTAACCAGTCGCTCAAACTTTTTTCAGCATTCCAGTGACTGAATTCAAACGAATAATCAGAAATTATTAATCCGGAAATATGCAACTTATGCGATTCATAAAACTTGTGTATCCCATTTTCTTTTTGATTAAAAGGAACACCATAATTCCCAATCATTGGGTAAGTCGACACCAGGATTTGCCCGGTGTAAGATGGATCAGTCAAACTTTCCGGATAACCAGTCATTGCGGTATAAAAAACTACCTCTCCGGCTACCGCTTTCTCGCTTCCAAACGATTTCCCTATAAAAACGGTACCGTCTTCAAGAGTTAATTTTGCCTGTTTTACTTTATACATTTTCCGATTTAATAATTAAAAAAAATGCGCTTGCCCTAAAATAGTTCAAACGCATTTCAGTTATTCTTTATACTTATTTTCAAATACACTCTCGCAATCATAAATGTTAAGAACATGAATTAAATATCATTTCCGTCACAAAAATAGAAAATATTCTGAATTTCATACCTGCTTTTCTTAAAAAATGCATATTTTTGCATCATAAATGAATATTTATTCAATGAAGAATAAAATACAACGACAACTTGAAATCCGAAAAATAATTCAAAAAGGGAATGTACACAGCCAGGATGAATTATTGGTTGAATTAAAACGCCGAGGCTTCGACCTAACGCAGGCCACCCTGTCGCGCGATTTAAAAGTGCTACAGGTTGCAAAAGTACCACATCCGGTTAAAGGCTATGTTTATACCATACCCGAAAACGGACTAACAGAAAAGCATAGTGCAGAACACATTAACCGCATTAATTACCTGGCCGACGGATTTCAGGATTTACAGTTTTCGGGCAATCTGGCCGTATTAAAAACGGTACCCGGATATGCCAGCAGCATTGCTGCGGTGATAGACACCGCCAGCCCCTGGGAGATTTTGGGAACAGTTGCCGGAGACGACACGATTTTAATTATTCAAAGGGAAGGAATATCGAAAAATGATTTGACCGAGGCATTATTTAAAATTATGCCAAAGCTAAAAGACAAATTGTAGATCGAAGGATGAAGAGCTTAAATAACATCAAAGTATTAATTGCCGACGAAAATCACCTGAAATTCATCGACGATATAAACGATGCCATCGATAGTGCATCGAAACAAAGAGGTACGGGTATTGCACGCCGAACCTTTGAATACCTTGCTGATAAAATGAAGCAGGGCAAAGCAATAATTGCGCTGGAAGAAGGCGAAATGTTTGCCGGCTTTTGCTACATAGAAACCTGGCAGGAAAAAGGCTTCGTGGCCAACTCGGGACTTATTGTTGCCGAAAATTACCGCGGAATAGGTTTGGCTAAGGCGATTAAAAAGAAAGCTTTTGAGTTGTCGCGCAGAAAATATCCGAACTCTAAAATTTTTGGATTAACAACCGGATTAGCAGTAATGAAGATCAACCATGAGCTGGGCTATCGACCTGTAACTTTTTCGGAGCTTACCCTCGACGATCAGTTTTGGAAAGGCTGCCAGGGATGCATTAACCATGACATACTGGAACGTACGGGCAGAACAAAATGCCTTTGCACCGGAATGCTATACGACCCGGCGTGGGAAAAACCAACTTATACGAATGGCAATGGCATTAGAAAAAGAAGTTTACTTGATTTGATACCAAAGCGCAAACCGGGGGTAGCAAAAAAGAAAAACAAACTATTAAAGAAAAATAAGTAGAGTGACGGTAAGTTATTCAACGGACAGCTACAGACTTAACTTGAGTAGTATTGGCCGTCACTCTTTTAAAGATATTTAGTTATGAGTAAAAAATTGGTACTGGCATTTAGCGGTGGTTTAGACACCTCGTTTTGTGTAAAATACTTAAAAGAAGAAAAAGGATATGATGTTTACACAGCAATTGCCAACACAGGAGGTTTCTCTGACGAGGAACTAAAAGAAATTGAAAAACGGGCACTGGCACTTGGAGCCGTTGAACACATTACACTTGATGTTACCAACGAATACTATGAAAAATGCATTCGCTACATGGTTTACGGAAATGTATTGCGAAATAACACCTACCCCATTTCGGTAAGTTCAGAACGCGCATTTCAGGCCATTGCCATTATTGAGTACGCCAAAGAAATTGATGCAAAATACATTGCACACGGCAGCACAGGCGCCGGAAACGACCAGATTCGCTTCGACCTTACTTTCCAGGTTCTGGCTCCTGAGATTGAAATAATAACGCCTACCCGCGATATGCTTTTAACCCGCCAGTACGAAATCGACTACCTAAAAAAATATGGTTTTGAGGCCGATTTTACCAAAATGGAATACTCCATTAACCAGGGGCTTTGGGGCACCAGCGTTGGCGGAAAAGAAACGCTAACCACCAACAAAAACCTGCCCGAAGAAGCTTATCCAAGCCAGCTGGAAGCCACTGGCGAACAAACCATCGAATTGGGTTTTGAAAAAGGAGAACTGGTATCGCTCGACGGAGAATTTTACGAAAACGGTCCCGAAGTAATTCGTGCGCTGGAGACTGTTGCATCTAAATACGCCATTGGGCGCGACACCCACGTTGGAGATACCATTATTGGTATTAAAGGCCGTGTTGGTTTTGAAGCTGCCGCCCCGCTGATTACCATTAAAGCGCATCACCTGCTGGAAAAACATACCTTAACCAAGTGGCAGGCCTACTGGAAAGAACAACTGGGTAACTGGTACGGCATGTTTTTACACGAAGCCATGTACCAGGAACCGGTTATGCGAAACATCGAAGATTTTCTGGAATCGACCCAGGAAAATGTTACCGGAAAAGTAATCGTAAAACTTAAACCTTACCACTTTGAACTGGTTGGTATTGAATCGGAACACGACCTGATGAACTCGGGATTTGGAGAGTACGGCGAAACCGTTGAAGCATGGACAGCCGACGACGTTAAAGGGTTTACCAAAATCTTATCGAACTCCTTAAAAATCTACAACAAGGTAAATAACAAATTATAGGATGATTAAAGTTGGAATTATAGGAGGAGCCGGATACACTGCCGGAGAGCTGTTGAGAATTTTACTGAATCATCCGCAGGTTGAAATTGGCTTTATACAAAGCACGAGCAATGCCGGCAACCTGATTTCGGATGTACACATTGATTTGTTGGGCGAAACGGAAATCACGTTCACCGATCAGATGCCTTTTGATGAGGTTGATGTTATTTTCCTTTGTATGGGACATGGCAAATCGATAGAATTTGTGGAAAAACACAATTTTCCTAAATATTTAAAAATTATAGATTTAAGCCACGACTTCAGGCTAAAAAGAGCCGGTAACGACTTTGTGTATGGCTTGCCCGAACTAAACCGCGAAGAAATTGAATCGTCAGAACGCATTGCCAACCCGGGCTGTTTTGCCACCGGAATTCAGCTGGCACTGTTGCCATTGGCTGCCAACAACTTATTGCAGGACGAAATTCATGTACAAGCAATAACAGGCTCAACCGGTGCCGGACAAAAACCAACCGCAACATCGCATTTTAGCTGGCGCAGCAGCAATGTTTCGGCTTACAAAATTTTCGAGCACCAGCACGAGGGCGAAATCATCCAAAGCCTTACACAATTGCAAGCTGGTTTTGAAAAAGACTTCAACTTTGTGCCCATTCGTGGAAACCACACAAGAGGTATTTTTGTGGCTTGTTATACAAAATTTGAAGGCTCGCTTGAAGAAGCCAACGAAATTTATAAAGAGTATTACGCCGGCCACCCCTTTGTTTTTATAAGCGATAAAAACCCGGGAGTAAAACAAGTGGTAAACACCAACAAGGGCGTACTTTACCTGGAAAAACACGGCACCAAACTGGTTATAATCAGTTTAACCGACAATTTAATAAAAGGTGCATCCGGACAGGCAGTTCAAAACATGAACCTGATGTTTGGGTTAGACGAAAAAGCCGGACTCAACTTAAAACCGGTAGCTTTTTAAAACAATTGCACACAGATAGCGCAGATTAACACAGACAAAATCAGCGTTTGTCAGCGTAATCTGCGAGAAAGAATTGAATATGGAACTATTTAACGTATATCCACTTTTCGACATTACCCCGGTAAAAGCCGAGGGATGTTACGTTTGGGATGCCGACGGAAAGAAATATCTTGACCTTTATGGCGGGCATGCAGTAATCTCAATCGGACACAGTCACCCCTGCTATGTAAAAAAAATTACTCAGCAGCTTCAGCAAATTGGCTTTTACTCTAACTCGGTGCAAAATCCGCTACAGACTGAATTAGCTGATAAACTGGGCAAAATTTCAGGATGTGAAGACTACCAGCTTTTCTTGTGCAACTCGGGAGCCGAAGCCAACGAAAATGCACTGAAACTTGCATCTTTTATTACTGGTAAAAAGAAAATAATCAGTTATAAAAAAGGCTTTCACGGTCGTACATCGGCAGCCGTTGGCATTACCGATAATCCGAAAATTATTGCTCCTGTTAACGAAACAGATAATGCTGTAATTCTTCCGTTTAACGACATAAAGGCTACCGAAGATGTTTTGAAACAAGGTGATGTTGCAGCAGTAATTGTTGAGGGTATTCAGGGAATTGGAGGAATTTACGTACCCGACACCGAGTTCCTTACCAAGCTAAAACAACTGACAGAAAAATATGTAGCCGTTCTTATTCTCGACGAAATACAATCGGGATACGGACGAAGTGGCAAGTTCTTCGCTTACCAGCATACCGCTATTAAACCCGACATTGTAACAATGGCAAAAGGAATGGGTAACGGATTTCCTATTGGAGGCGTGCTGATTCAGCCGGAAATTGAGCCGTGGTTTGGCATGCTGGGAACCACTTTTGGCGGAAACCACCTGGCCTGTGCTGCTGCCATTGCAGTTCTGGACGTAATGAAAGACGAAAAGCTGGTGGAGAATGCAGAGTCAGTAGGAAATTACCTGATGGATAAACTGGCGGAGATAGATGCAGAGTTTGAGATCAGAGGAGAAGGATTAATGATCGGTCTGGAATTTAAACAACCAATTGCTGATATTCGCCGGAAACTGTTGTTCGATTACGGAATTTTCACCGGTGTTTCAGGACAAAATATCATACGGTTGCTGCCTCCGTTAAGTCTTACAAAAACACAGGCCGACGTATTTTTAACGGCGTTTGCAGAAGTACTTGATACCGTTGTTGAATAAATAAAAATCAGAACCACACTTTTTCTAAATTAGACCAAATGGAAAATAAAAAAATAGCAATTATAGGCGTAGGAAACATGGGAGGAGCCATAGCAATCGGACTGCTAAAATCGGGTTCGATTGAGGCGGCCAATATCGCCGTTTCCGACAGAAAAGAAACCACGCTCAGAAAAATGAGCGATTTTGGAATTGCCACTTATCAAAACAACATTGAGGCGGCTAAAAATGCCGACGTAATTATTGTTGCTGTAAAACCTTACCATATTGAAGGGGTGATAAATGAACTAAAACCCGTTTTAGCACCCAATAAAATATTCATCTCAATTGTTGCAGGTGTAGGTATCGACGATTTAGGAGCAATGGCCGGAAACGACATTCCTATTTTTAGGGTAATGCCCAATACTGCTATTGCCTTGCAAGAATCGCTGACTTGTATTTCTGCCAACGGAAACACCGCCGCACATCGCGAATATGTAGTGGAGTTATTTGATAAACTGGGAAAAACAATTGAAATTCCGGAAGAATTAATGGCTGCTGCCACCGTACTTTCATCGTGCGGAATTGCCTACGCCCTGCGTTACATCCGGGCAGCCATGCAAGGTGGCATTGAAATTGGCTTTAGCGCCGAAATGGCACAACTAATTACGGCGCAAACGGTTAAAGGTGCCACTGAGTTATTGTTGCAATCGGGACATCATCCGGAACGCGAAATCGATAAAGTAACAACACCTATGGGCGTTACTATTACCGGCTTAAACGAAATGGAACACAAAGGCTTCAGTTCTTCACTAATCCAGGGAGTACTGGCTTCATACAAAAAGATAAAAGACAACTAAAACGTGCAGTGCCGATACAAAAAAATAACTGTTAAAGTTGGAAGCAATGTGCTGGCCAAAGCCGATGGAACACTAAACGTTTCGCGCATAGCCCATCTTGTCGACCAAATTGCGCTTCTGCATAAAAATGGAGTTGAGGTGGTTTTGGTATCATCGGGGGCTGTAGCTGCCGGCAGGGCCGTAATGAGCGAAACAAAAAAATCGGACGCCGTTTCGCAGCGCCAGCTCTGGGCTGCACTGGGGCAGGTAAAATTAATTTCGCGTTACTCCGATTTCTTTCAAGAGGATGGTTTAACCTGTGCGCAGGTGCTAACTACAAAAGAAAATTTCTCGAGCCGCGGTCATTACCTGAACATGAAAAACTGCATTACAACGCTGTTGGAACATAAAGTAATCCCAATTGTAAACGAAAACGACACCATTTCGGTAACCGAACTGATGTTTACCGACAACGACGAACTTTCAGGCTTAATCGCCTCGATGGTTGACTCGGAGGCCCTGATTATTCTTAGCAACATTGATGGCGTTTACAACGCACATCCCGAAAGTGAAGGTGCAGAGTTGATTGAACGCATAGAAATAACAGAAAAAGGGCCCAAAAATGCCATCTCATCGCAGCGCTCAAACTTTGGGCGTGGCGGAATGCTAACCAAGTTCCGAATTGCCAAAAAAGTTGCCGGCGATGGAATTGGCGTGCATGTGGCCAACGGCACCCGCCCCGATGTGCTCATTGACTTACTCGATAAATCAAAAAACCTAAAACACACCTTCTTCGTACCTAATAAAAAACCATCAAGCGGTGTAAAAAAATGGATTGGCTATTCCGATGGTTTTACAAAAGGACAAATTGTAATAAACGAAGGCGCTGCAAAAGCGCTGATTTCCGACAAAGCGGTTAGTCTGCTACCCGTAGGAATTGAAAAGATTGAAGGTGAATTTAAAAAAGGTGATCTGATAAAAATAACCGATACAAATGGGCTTCTTGTTGGAATGGGAAAAGCTTCGTACGGATCGGACAAAATTGATAAAGAAAAACAAACAGACAAACAAAAACCGGTAATACATTACGATTATTTGTACCTGGAAAACAGAACAAACAGTACATAAATATATATAGAAACAAAAACAGCTCAGAGTAACTCGTAACTAGCGTTTGTCGGCTCCGGCAAACACCCTTACTCCCCTTTTTTTTGATGCCTTAATTTAAACTTATTCTGAGCTCCCTCTCCCTCCCCCGGGAGAGGGTTTTTTCTTTTTTTAAAAAACGTTAAAAATGAAAATAAAGGAACAACTGCAAAAAACACTTGAAGCTTCGCGAAAGTTAAATCTGGTTGAAGAATCAACCGTTAGCAACTTGCTGCTCGAACTGGCCAAACAGGCCCGTGAAAATTCAGCATTTATACTAACTGAAAACCAAAAAGATCTGGAGAGAATGGATCCTGAAGATCCAAAATTCGACCGACTGAAGCTTACTGAAGAACGAATTGAAAGCATAGCTTCCGACATGGAAAATGTGGCTAAACTCGACAGTCCGGTCGGCAAGGTTTTAAAAGAATCAGTACGCGAAAACGGATTAAGAATAAAAAAAGTATCGGTTCCTTTCGGCGTAATTGGTATTATTTACGAAGCACGCCCCAATGTTACGTTCGACGTGTTTGCCTTGTGCCTGAAATCGGGAAATGCCTGTGTGCTAAAAGGTGGCAGCGACGCCATTTATTCCAACCAGGCCATTGTTTCCATTATTCGTAAGGTTTTAAAACAATTTAAACTTGATGAAAATACGGTTACACTGCTTCCGGCCGGTCGCGAAGAAACCAACGAAATGTTACGTGCGCATGGTTACATCGATTTAATTATTCCACGTGGCAGCCAGGGACTCATAAATTTTGTACGCGAAAATGCCACAATCCCGGTAATTGAAACAGGAGCAGGAATTTGCCATACTTATTTTGATGAATTTGGCGATGCCACCAAAGGTTGCGAGATAATTTTTAACGCAAAAACCCGACGTGTTTCGGTTTGTAATGCGCTGGATTGTTTGGTAATTCATAAAAACAGACTGACCGATTTAAGCAGCTTTGCCCAAAAACTGTCGGTAGAAAACGTGGTAATTTATGCCGACGAACCGGCCTACGAACAAATAAAAGAAAGTTATCCAACTGATTTGCTTTTTAAAGCAACAGAAGAATCTTTTGGCACCGAGTTTTTATCCATGAAAATGTCGGTAAAAACCGTTGATACTTTTGAAGAAGCTTTAGCGCACATCAATAAATACACTTCAAAGCACAGCGAAGCTATTATTTCCGAAAATAAGCAACGCATTGATATGTTCCGCAAAATGGTAGATGCCTCATCGGTATATTCCAACACTTCAACAGCCTACACCGATGGTGCTCAATTTGGCCTTGGTGCCGAAATTGGCATCAGCACCCAAAAACTGCATGCACGCGGGCCAATGGCCTTAGAAGAGCTTACCAGCTATAAATGGATTATTGAAGGCGACGGCCAAACCCGTCCAAGATAAAAGGAGAAAAAAACAGGCAAAATATAAACAATGGAAGCTGAAACATCAATCTTAACACTTCCTTCTTCAAACTTATAACAATGAAAAATTTCACATCCGTAAAAGATATTCCGGGCATTGAAAAAGCCCTTGCAACCGCTTTTGAAGTAAAAAAGAACAAATTTGGATTTCAGCACCTTGGCAAAAACAAAACCATGGTACTGGTATTTTTTAACTCAAGCTTGCGCACCCGTTTAAGCACTCAAAAAGCAGCCATGAATATGGGCATGAATACCATGGTGATGAATGTAAACGAAGACAGCTGGCAACTTGAGTCGGAAATG
Above is a genomic segment from uncultured Draconibacterium sp. containing:
- the argC gene encoding N-acetyl-gamma-glutamyl-phosphate reductase, whose protein sequence is MIKVGIIGGAGYTAGELLRILLNHPQVEIGFIQSTSNAGNLISDVHIDLLGETEITFTDQMPFDEVDVIFLCMGHGKSIEFVEKHNFPKYLKIIDLSHDFRLKRAGNDFVYGLPELNREEIESSERIANPGCFATGIQLALLPLAANNLLQDEIHVQAITGSTGAGQKPTATSHFSWRSSNVSAYKIFEHQHEGEIIQSLTQLQAGFEKDFNFVPIRGNHTRGIFVACYTKFEGSLEEANEIYKEYYAGHPFVFISDKNPGVKQVVNTNKGVLYLEKHGTKLVIISLTDNLIKGASGQAVQNMNLMFGLDEKAGLNLKPVAF
- a CDS encoding aspartate aminotransferase family protein, with amino-acid sequence MELFNVYPLFDITPVKAEGCYVWDADGKKYLDLYGGHAVISIGHSHPCYVKKITQQLQQIGFYSNSVQNPLQTELADKLGKISGCEDYQLFLCNSGAEANENALKLASFITGKKKIISYKKGFHGRTSAAVGITDNPKIIAPVNETDNAVILPFNDIKATEDVLKQGDVAAVIVEGIQGIGGIYVPDTEFLTKLKQLTEKYVAVLILDEIQSGYGRSGKFFAYQHTAIKPDIVTMAKGMGNGFPIGGVLIQPEIEPWFGMLGTTFGGNHLACAAAIAVLDVMKDEKLVENAESVGNYLMDKLAEIDAEFEIRGEGLMIGLEFKQPIADIRRKLLFDYGIFTGVSGQNIIRLLPPLSLTKTQADVFLTAFAEVLDTVVE
- the proC gene encoding pyrroline-5-carboxylate reductase, with translation MENKKIAIIGVGNMGGAIAIGLLKSGSIEAANIAVSDRKETTLRKMSDFGIATYQNNIEAAKNADVIIVAVKPYHIEGVINELKPVLAPNKIFISIVAGVGIDDLGAMAGNDIPIFRVMPNTAIALQESLTCISANGNTAAHREYVVELFDKLGKTIEIPEELMAAATVLSSCGIAYALRYIRAAMQGGIEIGFSAEMAQLITAQTVKGATELLLQSGHHPEREIDKVTTPMGVTITGLNEMEHKGFSSSLIQGVLASYKKIKDN
- the proB gene encoding glutamate 5-kinase — translated: MQCRYKKITVKVGSNVLAKADGTLNVSRIAHLVDQIALLHKNGVEVVLVSSGAVAAGRAVMSETKKSDAVSQRQLWAALGQVKLISRYSDFFQEDGLTCAQVLTTKENFSSRGHYLNMKNCITTLLEHKVIPIVNENDTISVTELMFTDNDELSGLIASMVDSEALIILSNIDGVYNAHPESEGAELIERIEITEKGPKNAISSQRSNFGRGGMLTKFRIAKKVAGDGIGVHVANGTRPDVLIDLLDKSKNLKHTFFVPNKKPSSGVKKWIGYSDGFTKGQIVINEGAAKALISDKAVSLLPVGIEKIEGEFKKGDLIKITDTNGLLVGMGKASYGSDKIDKEKQTDKQKPVIHYDYLYLENRTNST
- a CDS encoding glutamate-5-semialdehyde dehydrogenase encodes the protein MKIKEQLQKTLEASRKLNLVEESTVSNLLLELAKQARENSAFILTENQKDLERMDPEDPKFDRLKLTEERIESIASDMENVAKLDSPVGKVLKESVRENGLRIKKVSVPFGVIGIIYEARPNVTFDVFALCLKSGNACVLKGGSDAIYSNQAIVSIIRKVLKQFKLDENTVTLLPAGREETNEMLRAHGYIDLIIPRGSQGLINFVRENATIPVIETGAGICHTYFDEFGDATKGCEIIFNAKTRRVSVCNALDCLVIHKNRLTDLSSFAQKLSVENVVIYADEPAYEQIKESYPTDLLFKATEESFGTEFLSMKMSVKTVDTFEEALAHINKYTSKHSEAIISENKQRIDMFRKMVDASSVYSNTSTAYTDGAQFGLGAEIGISTQKLHARGPMALEELTSYKWIIEGDGQTRPR